The window AGGATCTGTTGCTCCTATAAGAATCCTAAGCATCTTAATTGCATTTTTACCTTCCAACTCTATGGCAAGTATTGGTCCAGAAGTAATATAGTTTACAAGTTTGTTAAAAAAATCCTTACCCCTGTGTTCTTTATAAAATCTCTCAGCTTTTTCTCTTGAAAGATACTCAAACTTCATATTAACAATCTTAAACCCTTTAAGTTCCACCCTTCTTATTATCTCTCCAACAAGGCCTCTTCTAAAAGCATCTGGTTTTAATATAAGTAAAGTTCTCTCCATTTTTTC of the Caldisericia bacterium genome contains:
- the ndk gene encoding nucleoside-diphosphate kinase; protein product: MERTLLILKPDAFRRGLVGEIIRRVELKGFKIVNMKFEYLSREKAERFYKEHRGKDFFNKLVNYITSGPILAIELEGKNAIKMLRILIGATDPLEREMGSIRGDFSMDVTENLVHASDSEESFKREKRIIFEL